The sequence ACGCCAACAAACAGGTCAATATCCTCGGCCTGAATGGGCAAGGTCAGACTCAGGAGCGCGGCGGCGATCAGGGCTTTGAAAGTGCGAAGGTTCATGGTGTTCTCCTGAATCGCCTTGGTTAGGAGCAGAGATTGGTTTTCTGGGCGTTGCCCAGGCGCACACGGATGCCCTGGCGAACGGTGGCGCTGGCTCCGCTGCTCACGTCATTGACCGTAGCTGTTATTTCCCAGAGTGTGTCCCAGGTGCTGTCTGACATGGTGCCGAGGGTCACGCTGCTGGCAGCCGCTGCAGCGGCGAGGGTAAAACCGACGCACTGAGGCTGGGCGACTTCAACTGTGTAATCGGTCGTGCCGTTATTGTTGATGTCGATCAGAATCTGCTGAGCTACCGGATTGGTGGCAAAGGCACCACTGATGATTTGCTCAATCGCTGCGTTGGCCGCGGCAATCGCTTCTTCGCGTACTTGCATAT is a genomic window of Halopseudomonas phragmitis containing:
- a CDS encoding PilX N-terminal domain-containing pilus assembly protein, encoding MNTGSMPAKQRGATLVVGLIMLLLLTLMVGSAFTLSTTNLKAVGNMQVREEAIAAANAAIEQIISGAFATNPVAQQILIDINNNGTTDYTVEVAQPQCVGFTLAAAAAASSVTLGTMSDSTWDTLWEITATVNDVSSGASATVRQGIRVRLGNAQKTNLCS